One Cryptomeria japonica chromosome 9, Sugi_1.0, whole genome shotgun sequence genomic window carries:
- the LOC131067757 gene encoding uncharacterized protein LOC131067757 — MGTAVMQAQDCLSPYEGLMGAVYRAPAKPKSKSPSRKKSGHAQQEKKRPEAVTDSRKRSVKSQNFQRQNGKGNLKEQGKNNMVMGQVTILKRGHTVESTTHAMGRLGVSPPKAEFVARPTRSAGFEPATFVKTFKAKPKPEEWAGPAFANSPSPSCVPLPNFSVKKTAAAAEEKVLIEDEFPQIDSSATRDLRRLLGLV, encoded by the coding sequence ATGGGAACGGCTGTTATGCAGGCGCAGGACTGTTTGAGTCCTTATGAGGGTTTAATGGGGGCTGTGTATCGGGCTCCTGCAAAACCGAAATCTAAGTCCCCGAGCAGGAAAAAATCGGGGCATGCACAGCAGGAGAAGAAACGGCCCGAGGCCGTGACGGATTCTAGAAAAAGATCCGTCAAGAGTCAGAATTTTCAGAGACAGAACGGGAAAGGTAACTTGAAAGAGCAGGGTAAGAATAATATGGTGATGGGGCAAGTCACGATCTTGAAGAGGGGACACACAGTTGAGAGTACCACTCATGCCATGGGCCGGCTTGGTGTTAGCCCTCCCAAAGCTGAGTTTGTAGCCCGGCCGACGAGATCTGCAGGTTTCGAACCTGCGACCTTTGTGAAAACGTTTAAGGCAAAGCCGAAACCGGAGGAATGGGCCGGCCCTGCGTTTGCCAATTCTCCGTCGCCGAGTTGTGTGCCGTTGCCAAATTTTTCTGTGAAGAAGACGGCGGCTGCAGCAGAAGAAAAGGTTTTAATCGAAGATGAATTTCCGCAAATTGATAGCTCCGCAACGAGGGATCTGAGGCGCTTGTTAGGCCTGGTGTAA